The Rhineura floridana isolate rRhiFlo1 chromosome 15, rRhiFlo1.hap2, whole genome shotgun sequence genome window below encodes:
- the NANOS2 gene encoding nanos homolog 2, producing the protein MPAPPFPPAMAGGQYFDRFKDYLNLSKVVMEIIEERKMGQSGFPVWDALDCDVPGVPLEQRLGLMMTQWANSSGTSGSSSSECGASVGVPQMSQQAGKGTICNFCKHNGESKNVYSSHPLKRGDGVVVCPILRKYTCPLCGATADKAHTLKYCPLNQEKQSLYRKCGRNSAGRKVKR; encoded by the coding sequence ATGCCTGCTCCACCTTTTCCACCTGCCATGGCTGGGGGCCAATATTTTGACAGGTTTAAAGATTATCTGAATCTATCAAAGGTTGTAATGGAGATCATCGAGGAGCGGAAAATGGGCCAGTCTGGGTTTCCAGTCTGGGACGCCCTTGATTGCGATGTGCCAGGGGTCCCTCTTGAGCAACGCTTGGGGCTCATGATGACTCAGTGGGCCAACAGCAGCGGAaccagtggcagcagcagttCAGAGTGTGGGGCGAGTGTCGGGGTTCCCCAGATGTCCCAGCAAGCCGGCAAGGGGACGATCTGCAATTTCTGCAAACATAACGGGGAATCCAAAAATGTCTATTCCTCTCACCCGCTCAAAAGAGGCGACGGGGTGGTGGTCTGTCCTATCCTGCGCAAGTATACCTGCCCGCTCTGTGGTGCGACTGCCGATAAGGCCCACACGCTGAAATATTGCCCGCTCAACCAGGAGAAGCAATCGCTGTACCGCAAGTGTGGACGCAACTCGGCTGGACGCAAGGTCAAGAGATGA